From Mustelus asterias chromosome 5, sMusAst1.hap1.1, whole genome shotgun sequence, a single genomic window includes:
- the josd2 gene encoding josephin-2 encodes MSQSPSPPPLSSLYHEKQRLELCAVHALNNLLQRRHFTKEELDNLCGRLAPGSLLNPHRSLFGTGNYDVNILMAALLTQGLAAIWWDKRKSLSSLVLSQIHGFILNIPSNVTLGFVSLPIQRKHWVAVRQVNGSYYNLDSKLKAPAHIGNEDELRKFLQEQIAQEPCELLLVVERSVEEDGSWLLAL; translated from the exons ATGTCCCagtccccttctcctccccccctatCCTCCCTGTACCACGAGAAGCAGCGGCTGGAGCTCTGCGCCGTCCACGCCCTCAATAACCTCCTGCAACGGCGCCACTTCaccaaggaggagttggacaacCTGTGCGGCCG GCTGGCTCCTGGCTCTCTGCTGAATCCTCATCGCAGCTTGTTCGGGACTGGGAACTACGATGTCAATATCCTCATGGCCGCCTTGCTCACTCAAGGTCTCGCTGCAATCTGGTGGGACAAACGCAA atCGCTCAGCAGCTTGGTGCTGAGTCAGATTCATGGCTTCATCCTCAACATCCCCTCTAACGTGACGCTGGGCTTTGTGTCCCTTCCAATCCAGCGCAAGCACTGGGTGGCTGTGAGGCAGGTCAACGGCTCCTATTACAACTTGGACTCCAAGCTGAAGGCCCCGGCCCACATCGGGAATGAGGACGAGCTGAG GAAATTCCTGCAGGAGCAGATTGCCCAGGAGCCTTGCGAGCTGCTGCTGGTGGTGGAGAGGTCGGTGGAGGAAGACGGAAGTTGGCTGCTCGCTCTCTGA